Genomic segment of Candidatus Bathyarchaeia archaeon:
CACCAGAATTCTTCAAAACCCTATACACTATACTAATAGGCACATCACAAGGACCAAGACTAGGCCCCTACATAACCGCCATGGGCAAACAAAACGTAATAAACGCCTTACAGCGCATTTTAAACCAAACCTAAAAACCCTTTTATTGCCATTTTTCTCATACTAAAGTGGGCCCGTAGTCTAGCATGGATAGGAAAAATCCTATCCGAACTTATATCTATGGTATCGCGCGTTTTCAGATACACTTTCATTTTTGGCTGTTAGGTTTGAGTCAGTTTGTTTTCGAGGTCTGAATATGTTATTGTTTTTATGAGTTTGCTTGCTGTTTTCTTTAGTTTTTCGTCTTCTGTTACTAGGGTGGCTTCCGCGTTTCTAGCTGTTGCTATGTATGAGGCGTCGTAGAAGGTTATCCCTTCTTTGTAGGCTATTTGGAGTGTGTTGGAAAAGTCTAGTTTTGTGAATTTTATTGTTTTTATCACGCCTCTTGTGGCTAAGTCTTTTATTGTGGTGGCGGTGTCTATGGCGTCCTCTATGGATATTGATTTCAATAATGTTGAAAGCTTCCAGAGGCTGTTACATGCTTCATATAGCGCTAGGTCAGTGGTGACCAAATCTTCACGGGAAGCCTCAAATAATAGCTGTTTGCCACGTCTAACGACCAGTGGCAATAGTGCTGAGGCGTCAAGTAAATACTTCAATGTGCTTCCCTATCTTCGCGTACAAGCTTGGCAACCAATTTCGGATCTATTCTGCGGCCCAATCGCTCCTTTAACCTATCCAACCTTTCCCCGAGATCCCTCAATTCCAATTCTACAAGATATTTTTCAAGCAATTTTCTCACAGTCTCGCTCACGTTAACATTGTATTTTTCCAACTTTTCCTTAATTTCCCTCGCAACCCTAATGGTTATGACGCTCATGTTCACCGTATTACAATTTGTAATA
This window contains:
- a CDS encoding type II toxin-antitoxin system VapC family toxin — protein: MKYLLDASALLPLVVRRGKQLLFEASREDLVTTDLALYEACNSLWKLSTLLKSISIEDAIDTATTIKDLATRGVIKTIKFTKLDFSNTLQIAYKEGITFYDASYIATARNAEATLVTEDEKLKKTASKLIKTITYSDLENKLTQT